In Ferribacterium limneticum, a genomic segment contains:
- a CDS encoding phage baseplate assembly protein V, whose translation MTEKTRHYGKFRGVVLNNIDPMQMGRIQVQVPDVLGPTLSSWAMPCVPFAGIQSGVFVQPQVGAGVWVEFEQGDADYPIWVGGFWGSAAEVPALALAGLPVSPSIVMQTGNQNTLMISDLPGPTGGILLKTMTGAMISISEIGITISNGQGATIMLTGPTVNINNGALTVI comes from the coding sequence ATGACTGAAAAAACACGCCATTACGGCAAGTTCCGCGGGGTCGTGCTCAACAACATCGACCCCATGCAGATGGGACGCATCCAGGTCCAGGTGCCCGACGTCCTCGGCCCGACGCTGTCCTCATGGGCCATGCCCTGCGTCCCATTTGCCGGCATCCAGAGCGGCGTCTTCGTCCAGCCACAGGTCGGCGCCGGCGTCTGGGTCGAGTTCGAGCAGGGCGACGCCGACTATCCGATCTGGGTCGGCGGCTTCTGGGGCTCGGCCGCCGAAGTGCCGGCCCTGGCCCTGGCCGGGCTGCCGGTGTCGCCGAGCATCGTCATGCAGACCGGCAACCAGAACACGCTGATGATCTCCGACCTGCCCGGCCCGACCGGCGGCATCCTGCTCAAGACGATGACCGGGGCGATGATCTCGATCAGCGAAATCGGCATCACCATTTCCAACGGCCAGGGCGCCACCATCATGCTCACCGGCCCGACGGTGAATATCAACAACGGCGCCCTGACGGTCATCTGA
- a CDS encoding DUF4280 domain-containing protein, whose amino-acid sequence MPGFLLHLGATVLCAHGGQATPSAPNPRVLLSGQPATTMGPPYMIAGCAMPPPTAGNGPCVTGQWLMGATRVLIGGQPALLQASPSICAPTGTPMTVAVTQTRVMGT is encoded by the coding sequence ATGCCCGGATTCCTCCTTCACCTCGGCGCCACCGTCCTCTGTGCCCACGGCGGCCAGGCCACGCCCAGCGCGCCCAACCCGCGCGTGCTGCTCTCCGGCCAGCCGGCCACCACAATGGGCCCACCCTACATGATCGCCGGCTGCGCCATGCCGCCACCGACTGCCGGCAACGGCCCCTGCGTCACCGGCCAGTGGCTGATGGGCGCGACTCGCGTTTTGATCGGCGGCCAGCCGGCACTGCTCCAGGCCTCGCCCTCGATCTGCGCGCCAACCGGCACACCGATGACGGTCGCCGTGACGCAGACGCGCGTGATGGGAACCTGA
- a CDS encoding GPW/gp25 family protein, giving the protein MNLHFPFQPDQRGRSGEADNDAHLRDMIEQVLFTVPGERVNRPDFGCGLLQLVFAPNSDTLAAAVQMTVHSALQQWLGDRIVVEGVNVEHDEGTLAVDVQYIVRRGQERRLTRFTRGAP; this is encoded by the coding sequence ATGAACCTCCACTTTCCCTTCCAGCCCGACCAGCGCGGCCGCAGCGGCGAGGCCGACAACGACGCGCATCTGCGCGACATGATCGAACAGGTGTTGTTCACCGTCCCCGGTGAACGCGTCAATCGGCCCGATTTCGGTTGCGGCCTGCTGCAACTGGTCTTCGCGCCGAACAGCGACACGCTAGCCGCCGCCGTCCAGATGACGGTGCACAGCGCGCTGCAGCAATGGCTGGGCGACCGCATCGTGGTCGAAGGCGTCAATGTCGAGCACGACGAAGGCACGCTGGCCGTCGATGTCCAGTACATCGTCCGCCGGGGCCAGGAGCGCAGGCTGACCCGATTCACCCGGGGTGCGCCATGA
- a CDS encoding putative baseplate assembly protein — protein sequence MNRQFRSDNPRRLQLLRDQNPVGKNGIDFVEITSVDQRSLRVVCAHPVSGIGRANVRIDGGVRITGITLAAEPVINGREIRLKVEQAGDFSWYTLSLIDPADAEAPAPGFDICLSTIRINFKAGCPSEFDCADVQDCPPATPPEPRLDYLAKDYDSFRRLMLDRMSQLVPGFAERSPADFTVALVETLAYVGDHLSYTQDAAATEAYLGTARRRTSLRRHARLLDYPLHDGCNARVFVTATVDAAAEAKTIPAGTALLAAAGAGDPVRRTDLLDQLPLPGIEVFETLHDQVLHAAHSEIAIHDFADPAYCLPRGTTAAALVNTPALALAAGDVLILEEVLSPTTGKPADLDASHRHPVRLTAVSPGHDDLTNTDLLLINWHNEDALPFPLCVSHEFEIGGALVKQTIAVARGNVVLADHGLTRPWQTMEPPEVGDGGTASLRLPYRPRLRESGLAFAEPYDHDVATNDQQPLSASRVLTQEPRRARPADMMLLADDSSLFGDQPDPDETPWTPQRDLLGSERFAREFVVETENDGSAWLRFGDNQFGAAPITGQRLLAKYRLGGGPRGNVGAEAISALVSDDASLMLGIQSLRNPLPAQGGAEPETLDAIRLNAPEAFRTQERAVTTDDYARAAERHPDVQRAAARLRWTGSWYTVFLMLDRRAGKPVDAAFKATMRAFLERFRLAGYDFEFADPVHVPLDIQLQICVASGYFAADVKAALLEAFTAGVDRHGRPGFFHPDGFTFGTPLYLSAVVARAMAVAGVASVDIRRFQRWGRSAKGELAAGVITASQLEVLRADGDLNFPENGQISFIVEGGS from the coding sequence ATGAACCGCCAGTTCCGCAGCGACAACCCGCGCCGCCTGCAATTGCTGCGCGACCAGAACCCAGTTGGCAAGAACGGCATCGATTTCGTCGAGATCACCTCGGTCGACCAGCGCAGCCTGCGCGTCGTCTGCGCTCATCCGGTCAGCGGCATCGGCCGCGCCAATGTGCGGATCGACGGCGGCGTGCGGATTACCGGAATCACGCTGGCCGCTGAGCCGGTCATCAATGGCCGCGAAATTCGCCTCAAGGTCGAGCAGGCTGGCGATTTCTCGTGGTACACGCTGAGCCTGATCGACCCGGCTGACGCCGAAGCGCCAGCGCCCGGCTTCGACATCTGCCTGTCCACCATCCGCATCAATTTCAAGGCCGGCTGCCCCTCCGAATTCGACTGCGCCGACGTTCAGGATTGCCCGCCAGCCACGCCGCCCGAACCGCGCCTCGACTATCTGGCCAAGGATTACGACAGCTTCCGCCGCCTGATGCTCGACCGCATGTCGCAACTGGTGCCCGGTTTTGCCGAGCGCAGCCCGGCCGACTTCACGGTGGCGCTGGTCGAAACCCTGGCCTATGTCGGCGACCATCTTTCCTACACGCAGGATGCCGCGGCCACCGAAGCCTACCTCGGCACCGCCCGCCGCCGCACTTCCCTGCGCCGCCATGCCCGGCTGCTCGACTACCCGCTGCACGACGGCTGCAACGCCCGTGTTTTCGTGACGGCTACGGTCGACGCCGCTGCCGAGGCAAAAACCATCCCGGCCGGCACGGCGCTGCTCGCTGCGGCTGGCGCCGGCGACCCGGTCCGCCGCACAGACCTGCTCGACCAGTTGCCGCTACCCGGCATCGAGGTCTTCGAAACCCTGCACGACCAGGTCCTGCACGCCGCGCACAGCGAAATCGCCATCCACGACTTTGCCGACCCGGCCTACTGCCTGCCACGCGGCACGACGGCGGCGGCGCTGGTCAACACGCCTGCCCTGGCGCTTGCGGCCGGCGACGTGCTGATCCTCGAAGAAGTACTCAGCCCGACCACCGGCAAGCCGGCCGATCTCGATGCCAGCCACCGCCACCCTGTGCGCCTGACCGCCGTCAGCCCCGGCCACGACGACCTGACCAACACCGACCTGTTGCTCATCAACTGGCACAACGAAGATGCGCTGCCCTTCCCGCTTTGCGTCAGCCATGAATTCGAAATCGGCGGCGCCCTCGTCAAGCAGACCATCGCCGTCGCCCGCGGCAATGTCGTGCTGGCCGACCACGGCCTGACGCGGCCCTGGCAAACAATGGAACCGCCCGAGGTGGGCGATGGCGGCACCGCGTCCCTGCGCCTGCCTTACCGGCCGCGCCTCAGGGAATCCGGCCTCGCCTTCGCCGAGCCCTACGATCACGACGTGGCGACCAACGACCAGCAGCCGCTCTCGGCCAGCCGCGTCCTGACGCAGGAACCCCGCCGAGCCCGCCCGGCCGACATGATGCTGCTGGCCGATGATTCCAGCCTGTTCGGCGACCAGCCCGATCCCGACGAAACGCCGTGGACGCCGCAACGCGACCTGCTCGGCAGCGAGCGCTTCGCCCGCGAATTTGTCGTCGAAACAGAAAACGACGGCAGCGCCTGGCTGCGTTTCGGCGACAACCAGTTCGGCGCCGCGCCGATCACCGGACAGCGCTTGCTGGCGAAATACCGGCTGGGCGGCGGGCCGCGCGGCAACGTCGGCGCCGAAGCCATCAGCGCCCTGGTCAGTGATGATGCCAGCCTGATGCTCGGCATCCAGTCCCTACGCAATCCGCTGCCGGCCCAGGGCGGCGCCGAGCCGGAAACGCTCGACGCCATCCGCCTCAATGCCCCGGAAGCCTTCCGTACGCAGGAGCGCGCCGTCACCACCGACGACTATGCCCGCGCCGCCGAACGCCACCCTGACGTGCAACGCGCGGCTGCCCGCCTGCGCTGGACGGGCAGCTGGTACACCGTTTTCCTGATGCTCGACCGCCGCGCCGGCAAGCCGGTCGACGCTGCATTTAAAGCGACCATGCGCGCCTTCCTCGAACGTTTCCGGCTGGCTGGCTACGACTTCGAATTCGCCGATCCGGTGCATGTCCCACTCGATATCCAGCTGCAAATCTGCGTCGCCAGCGGCTACTTCGCCGCCGACGTCAAAGCCGCGCTGCTCGAAGCCTTCACCGCCGGTGTCGACCGCCATGGCCGGCCCGGCTTCTTCCACCCCGACGGCTTCACCTTCGGCACGCCGCTCTATTTGTCTGCCGTCGTCGCCCGAGCCATGGCCGTGGCCGGCGTCGCCTCGGTCGATATCCGCCGCTTCCAGCGCTGGGGACGCAGCGCCAAGGGCGAACTGGCGGCTGGCGTCATCACTGCGTCGCAACTCGAAGTCCTGCGCGCCGACGGCGACCTCAATTTTCCTGAAAACGGCCAGATCAGCTTCATTGTGGAGGGCGGATCATGA
- a CDS encoding putative baseplate assembly protein, whose product MSTSDNCGCCAGVTPLTPVDDIQPPGQPALALRVGTHGRFRQSMLADLADEPALESLTTRASDDPAIALLDSWAAVLDVLSFYQERIGNENYLRTATERRSVLELARAIGYELRPGVAASTWLAFTLETAPGAPLETRIDIGARAQSVPGQDETAQTFETLEAIDAKVRWNSLPVLAAEAVPPRMGLRTIYLAGTATRLQAGDALLIVGDERAKDPGNENWDFRRVTRLREVLPADPSDPKDIGYTVVTLDRGLGKPWHGVHPARTNPRCYALRARAHLFGHNAPDWRAMPANLRATYLGMDDDARPPISQHPEWPGFTLADISDPPAGSASGTGLLGQYYRGKGFRELILSRTDATVDSSTWTGGSPHPSVPTDNFCARWSGWVEAPSSGLYTFYATIDDGVRLWIDGELLINDWTDTPGVHTCTVSLRANHKHDIRLEFYENAGGATCQLAWSGPGVTQAIIPAARLYPRDIHTVHLDASYPKWLADGWAVMSIPNYEEVYRIVSTEDDARADFTVSATATRLTLSGENLRDTFNNHVRSTTAFGQSEPLDWATRPLSGFLQGHLIDLASYEPDLPEGRWLAISGLVLADVPANAKALSRLKKGDALAAIRIARDRKTANLEFEDFFRLTVALAPAAEIVRIQHNDSTSGRTQLLLDSDLTHAYLPSTVRINANLAPASAGDSKQMRIQPEPLGSGDGSRSLQRFALRQGPLTYITAATPSGTASTLEIRVDGLLWQEAPRFTAPGPTERAYTVKLDENGSATVQFGDGVHGTRLPTGSGNVEARYRVGLGTAGNVKAEQISMLLTRPPGLKAVTNPVAASGGTNAEAGDEARRNAPLRVRTLDRIVSLRDFEDFAAAFTGIGKAQAVWLWDGEQRMVHLTVAGTDGAPLDPNAALYRNLLVAIDGARPPYQPLRVSPSRDLRFGLTAGLWIAADYEAEKVLAAASQALATAFGFAARAFGQPVTGSEVLAALQGVAGVIGADLDKLIQVDSGLTILTSNGPDGSIPARSARWQGNSLQPADLLLIDPTAVTLTERTS is encoded by the coding sequence ATGAGCACTTCCGACAACTGCGGCTGCTGTGCCGGCGTCACGCCGCTCACCCCGGTCGACGACATCCAGCCGCCCGGCCAGCCGGCGTTGGCGCTGCGCGTTGGCACCCACGGCCGCTTCCGGCAAAGCATGCTGGCCGACCTCGCTGACGAACCCGCCCTCGAAAGCCTGACCACCCGCGCCAGCGACGACCCGGCCATCGCCCTGCTCGACAGCTGGGCCGCCGTACTCGATGTGCTGAGCTTCTACCAGGAACGCATCGGCAACGAGAACTACCTGCGTACCGCCACCGAACGCCGCTCGGTGCTCGAACTGGCCCGCGCCATCGGCTACGAACTGCGCCCTGGCGTGGCGGCATCGACCTGGCTCGCCTTCACACTCGAAACCGCACCCGGCGCGCCGCTCGAAACCCGCATCGACATCGGCGCCCGCGCCCAGAGCGTGCCCGGCCAGGACGAAACAGCACAGACCTTCGAGACACTCGAAGCGATCGACGCCAAGGTGCGCTGGAATTCCCTGCCGGTGCTGGCCGCCGAGGCTGTCCCGCCGCGCATGGGCCTGCGCACGATCTACCTGGCCGGCACGGCAACCCGCCTGCAGGCCGGCGACGCCCTGCTCATCGTCGGCGACGAACGTGCCAAGGACCCCGGCAACGAAAACTGGGATTTCCGCCGCGTCACCCGCCTGCGCGAAGTGCTGCCCGCCGACCCGAGCGACCCGAAAGACATCGGCTACACGGTCGTCACGCTCGATCGGGGCCTGGGCAAACCCTGGCATGGCGTCCATCCGGCCCGCACCAATCCGCGCTGCTACGCCCTGCGCGCCCGCGCCCACCTGTTCGGCCACAATGCCCCCGACTGGCGGGCGATGCCGGCCAACCTGCGCGCCACCTACCTCGGCATGGACGACGATGCGAGGCCGCCGATCAGCCAGCATCCGGAATGGCCGGGCTTCACGCTGGCCGATATTTCCGATCCGCCAGCCGGCAGCGCCAGCGGCACCGGGCTCCTTGGTCAGTACTACCGGGGCAAGGGATTCCGCGAACTGATACTGAGTCGAACCGACGCGACCGTCGACTCGTCGACCTGGACCGGCGGCAGCCCTCACCCGAGCGTTCCCACCGACAACTTTTGCGCCCGCTGGTCGGGCTGGGTCGAGGCGCCAAGCAGCGGCTTGTATACCTTCTATGCAACCATCGACGACGGGGTCCGCCTGTGGATCGATGGCGAATTGCTCATCAACGACTGGACCGACACCCCAGGCGTACATACCTGCACAGTCAGCCTGCGCGCCAACCACAAACACGACATTCGCCTCGAGTTTTACGAAAATGCTGGCGGCGCCACCTGTCAGCTGGCGTGGTCCGGACCAGGTGTCACGCAGGCCATCATTCCCGCCGCCCGCCTCTACCCGCGGGACATCCATACCGTTCACCTCGACGCCAGCTACCCGAAATGGCTGGCCGACGGATGGGCCGTCATGTCCATCCCGAATTACGAAGAGGTCTATCGCATCGTCAGCACCGAGGACGACGCCCGGGCCGACTTCACCGTCTCGGCCACCGCCACCCGCCTGACGCTGAGCGGCGAAAACCTGCGCGACACCTTCAACAACCATGTCCGCAGCACCACGGCTTTCGGCCAGTCCGAGCCGCTCGACTGGGCCACCCGGCCGCTCTCCGGTTTCCTGCAGGGTCACCTGATCGACCTCGCCAGCTACGAGCCGGATCTACCGGAAGGCCGCTGGCTGGCCATCTCCGGCCTCGTGCTGGCTGACGTTCCGGCCAATGCCAAGGCCCTGAGCCGGCTCAAGAAAGGTGACGCGCTGGCCGCCATCCGCATCGCCCGCGACCGCAAGACGGCCAATTTGGAATTTGAGGATTTTTTCCGGTTGACCGTGGCACTCGCCCCGGCTGCCGAAATCGTCCGCATCCAGCATAACGACAGCACTAGCGGCCGCACGCAATTGCTGCTCGACAGCGATCTGACCCACGCCTACCTGCCATCCACCGTCCGCATCAACGCCAACCTTGCCCCGGCCAGCGCCGGCGACAGCAAGCAGATGCGCATCCAACCCGAGCCTCTGGGCAGCGGCGACGGCAGCCGCAGCCTGCAACGTTTCGCCCTGCGCCAGGGGCCGCTGACCTACATCACCGCCGCCACGCCGAGCGGCACGGCGAGCACCCTCGAAATCCGCGTCGACGGCCTGCTCTGGCAGGAAGCGCCGCGCTTCACCGCACCCGGCCCGACCGAGCGTGCCTACACCGTGAAGCTCGACGAAAACGGCAGTGCCACCGTGCAGTTCGGCGACGGTGTGCATGGCACCCGCCTGCCCACCGGCAGCGGCAATGTCGAAGCGCGTTACCGCGTCGGCCTCGGCACGGCCGGCAACGTCAAGGCCGAGCAGATCAGCATGCTGCTCACCCGGCCACCCGGCCTTAAAGCTGTCACCAACCCGGTCGCCGCCAGCGGCGGCACCAATGCCGAAGCCGGCGACGAAGCCCGGCGCAACGCCCCGCTGCGGGTCAGAACGCTCGACCGCATCGTCTCGCTACGCGATTTCGAAGATTTCGCCGCCGCCTTCACCGGCATAGGCAAGGCCCAGGCCGTCTGGCTCTGGGACGGCGAACAACGCATGGTCCATTTGACCGTCGCCGGCACCGACGGTGCCCCGCTCGACCCGAATGCCGCGCTCTATCGCAACCTGCTCGTCGCCATCGACGGCGCCCGGCCGCCGTACCAGCCGCTGCGTGTCAGCCCCAGCCGCGACCTGCGTTTCGGTCTGACCGCCGGGCTGTGGATCGCTGCTGACTACGAAGCCGAGAAAGTTCTTGCCGCTGCCAGCCAAGCCCTTGCCACCGCCTTCGGTTTCGCCGCCCGCGCCTTCGGCCAACCGGTCACCGGCAGCGAGGTACTGGCCGCGCTGCAAGGTGTCGCCGGCGTTATCGGCGCCGATCTCGACAAACTGATTCAAGTCGACTCCGGCCTCACCATCCTCACCTCGAACGGCCCCGATGGCAGCATCCCGGCTCGCAGCGCCCGCTGGCAGGGCAACAGCCTGCAACCGGCCGATCTGCTGCTGATCGACCCAACGGCCGTCACCCTCACGGAGCGCACGTCATGA